One Capricornis sumatraensis isolate serow.1 chromosome 8, serow.2, whole genome shotgun sequence genomic region harbors:
- the POLD4 gene encoding DNA polymerase delta subunit 4 isoform X2, which produces MGRKRLITDSYPVVKRREGSAGHSKGELAPELGEEPLTLSVDEAELELLRQFDLAWQYGPCTGITRLQRWHRAEQMGLKPPPEVRQVLQSHPGDPRFQCSLWHFYPL; this is translated from the exons ATGGGCCGGAAACGGCTCATCACTGACTCCTACCCTGTAGTGAAGAGGAGGGAGGGCTCCGCTGGGCACAGCAAGGGGGAGCTGGCACCAGAGCTAG GGGAAGAGCCCCTAACCCTGAGCGTGGATGAAGCGGAACTGGAGCTGCTGAGGCAGTTTGACCTGGCCTGGCAGTATGGGCCCTGCACAG GGATCACACGGTTGCAGCGCTGGCATCGGGCAGAGCAGATGGGCTTGAAGCCTCCCCCAGAAGTGCGTCAGGTGCTGCAGAGCCACCCCGGGGATCCCCGCTTCCAGTGCAG CCTCTGGCATTTCTATCCCCTCTGA
- the CLCF1 gene encoding cardiotrophin-like cytokine factor 1 isoform X1, translated as MLPVAGEPAAGDSWGMLACLCTVLWQLPAVPALNRTGDPGPGPSIQKTYDLTRYLEHQLRSLAGTYLNYLGPPFNEPDFNPPRLGVETLPKATVNLEVWRSLNDKLRLTQNYEAYSHLLCYLRGLNRQAATAELRRSLAHFCTSLQGLLGSIAGVMAALGYPLPQPLPGTEPTWAPGPAHSDFLQKMDDFWLLKELQTWLWRSAKDFNRLKKKMQPPATAVTLHLEARGF; from the exons ATGCTGCCCGTGGCGGGCGAGCCGGCGGCAG GGGATTCGTGGGGGATGCTCGCGTGCCTGTGCACTGTGCTCTGGCAGCTCCCTGCAGTGCCAGCCCTCAACCGCACGGGAGACCCGgggccaggcccctccatccagaAAACCTATGACCTCACCCGCTACCTGGAGCACCAGCTCCGCAGCTTGGCTGGGACCTAT ctgaaCTACCTGGGCCCCCCTTTCAACGAGCCTGACTTCAACCCCCCTCGGCTGGGGGTGGAGACTCTGCCCAAGGCCACTGTCAACCTGGAGGTGTGGCGAAGCCTCAACGACAAACTGCGGCTGACCCAGAACTACGAGGCCTACAGCCACCTCCTGTGCTACCTGCGGGGTCTCAACCGCCAGGCCGCCACGGCCGAGCTGCGCCGCAGCCTGGCCCACTTCTGCACCAGCCTCCAGGGCCTGCTGGGCAGCATCGCGGGCGTCATGGCAGCTCTGGGCTACCCGCTGCCCCAGCCTCTGCCCGGGACTGAGCCCACCTGggcccctggccctgcccacagtGACTTCCTCCAGAAGATGGATGACTTCTGGCTGCTGAAGGAGCTGCAGACCTGGCTGTGGCGCTCAGCCAAGGACTTCAACCGACTCAAGAAGAAGATGCAGCCTCCGGCCACCGCGGTCACCCTGCACCTGGAGGCCCGTGGCTTCTGA
- the CLCF1 gene encoding cardiotrophin-like cytokine factor 1 isoform X2: MDLRAGDSWGMLACLCTVLWQLPAVPALNRTGDPGPGPSIQKTYDLTRYLEHQLRSLAGTYLNYLGPPFNEPDFNPPRLGVETLPKATVNLEVWRSLNDKLRLTQNYEAYSHLLCYLRGLNRQAATAELRRSLAHFCTSLQGLLGSIAGVMAALGYPLPQPLPGTEPTWAPGPAHSDFLQKMDDFWLLKELQTWLWRSAKDFNRLKKKMQPPATAVTLHLEARGF; encoded by the exons ATGGACCTCCGAGCAG GGGATTCGTGGGGGATGCTCGCGTGCCTGTGCACTGTGCTCTGGCAGCTCCCTGCAGTGCCAGCCCTCAACCGCACGGGAGACCCGgggccaggcccctccatccagaAAACCTATGACCTCACCCGCTACCTGGAGCACCAGCTCCGCAGCTTGGCTGGGACCTAT ctgaaCTACCTGGGCCCCCCTTTCAACGAGCCTGACTTCAACCCCCCTCGGCTGGGGGTGGAGACTCTGCCCAAGGCCACTGTCAACCTGGAGGTGTGGCGAAGCCTCAACGACAAACTGCGGCTGACCCAGAACTACGAGGCCTACAGCCACCTCCTGTGCTACCTGCGGGGTCTCAACCGCCAGGCCGCCACGGCCGAGCTGCGCCGCAGCCTGGCCCACTTCTGCACCAGCCTCCAGGGCCTGCTGGGCAGCATCGCGGGCGTCATGGCAGCTCTGGGCTACCCGCTGCCCCAGCCTCTGCCCGGGACTGAGCCCACCTGggcccctggccctgcccacagtGACTTCCTCCAGAAGATGGATGACTTCTGGCTGCTGAAGGAGCTGCAGACCTGGCTGTGGCGCTCAGCCAAGGACTTCAACCGACTCAAGAAGAAGATGCAGCCTCCGGCCACCGCGGTCACCCTGCACCTGGAGGCCCGTGGCTTCTGA
- the POLD4 gene encoding DNA polymerase delta subunit 4 isoform X1, producing MGRKRLITDSYPVVKRREGSAGHSKGELAPELGEEPLTLSVDEAELELLRQFDLAWQYGPCTASGISIPSDAPPKTSSLLLENRTQVRASCCPAAQPCCGEHLAGKRLAGKERG from the exons ATGGGCCGGAAACGGCTCATCACTGACTCCTACCCTGTAGTGAAGAGGAGGGAGGGCTCCGCTGGGCACAGCAAGGGGGAGCTGGCACCAGAGCTAG GGGAAGAGCCCCTAACCCTGAGCGTGGATGAAGCGGAACTGGAGCTGCTGAGGCAGTTTGACCTGGCCTGGCAGTATGGGCCCTGCACAG CCTCTGGCATTTCTATCCCCTCTGACGCGCCGCCAAAGACCTCCAGCCTGCTACTTGAGAACCGGACACAAGTGAGAGCCAGTTGCTGCCCCGCGGCTCAGCCCTGCTGTGGAGAACATTTGGCAGGAAAGAGGCTCGCAGGGAAGGAAAGAGGCTGA